The Pseudoalteromonas carrageenovora IAM 12662 DNA window GAGTCACCATTATTTAAATCAACAATATCAACCACTGCAGAATCTGCTGGGTGAGCCATTTTAAACGCTTGCGTTACAATAGCTGGCGATACAGTGTAGCTTTGACGCGTTAATTGCCCTTCTTGGCGAACTGTTAAGCTTTGCTCTTGTGCAACTTCATTTAAACTCTTACCTGCTTGTACTTGAGCGAATAATTCACGCGCTTTACTTTTAGCAAGCTCTGATGATTTTTCGTTAACTAAGCGAGTTTTAATTTGCTCACTTACCTCTGTAAGAGGTTTAGTTGCTGCAGGTTTGTGTTCGTTAATACGAACAACAACTGCGTGCTCATCACCAAGTTCAATAACCTCAGAGTTTACTTTATCTTCGAGTAAATCAACTGATGTTAGCGCTGTAATAACCGCAGGGTTATTTAATGGCTCAGGAAGTGCGTTAAGCGCTAAAAGCTCTGTAGATTTAACTTCAACGTCTGCAGCTTCTGCGGCATCATCTAAACGGTCTGAAATTTCGAACGCTAATGCGCCCATTTCAGTTTGCTTCTCGTAAAATGCATCTACTTTTTCAGTTTGCTCAAGCTCAGCACGTAAATCTGCTTTAACATCGTCATACGCTTTTACTTGTTGTGGCTGAAGATCTGTAAGCTTAATAATGTGATAACCAAACTCAGATGCAACAACCTCTGAAAAGTCACCTTTATTTTCAAGTGCAAAAGCTGCCTCTTCAAATGCAGGGTCCATTACATCACGCTCAATCCACTCAAGGTCGCCGCCCATTTCAGCGCTTACAATATCATCAGACGATGACTCAGCAAGCTCTGCAAAGTCTGCACCTTGCTCAAGTTGAGCGTGTAGTGCGTTAGCTTTTTCTTTAGCTGCATCGTCGTCTTCACTGTTATCAATTAAGATATGCGATACACGGCGTTTTTCAGGCTCGATGTACTGCGCTTTATTTTGCTCGTAATACGCTTTTACATCATCCTCAGTTACCGACTCAACGTTAATATCTGACGCATTTAATTCAATATAATTTACTGAAATTAGCTCTGGCGATAAAAACTGTGAAGAGTTTAGGTCATAGTAATCAGAAATTTCTTGCTCTGATACTTCAATGTCTTTTGCTAGTGCTTCTTTGTTAACGACTAAGTAGTCGATGCTACGCGTTTGTTGCTGTAGTGCAATCGCACTCTTAAGCTCGCTTTCTAATGCAAAGTCAGTACCTGCTACAGCTGATACTAATTGGCTGCGCGTCATATCTTTACGAAGATATTCACGAAATGCATCTGGTTGAAAGTTCATTTGACGAATTACTTGTAAGTAACGGTCGTTATTAAACTTTTCGCCAATTTGAAAGTAAGGTAGTTCTAAAATGGTTTTACGAACGCTGTCGTCGCTCACGCGAAGGCCTAAATCTGCCGCTAATTGTGATTGCAATTCTTGTTGTACTAAGCGGTCAATTACACCTTGACGTATTTGTGCCATATAATTTGGATCGGCTGCAATTTGTGTAAAGTATTCACCAAATTGTTGCTCTAAACGGCTACGTTCGTTTTGATAAGCACGATTAAATTCGGTTTGGCTAATTTTAATTCCATTTACTTCAGCAACGGGTTGTTCTGTGGTTTGACCTAAGTAACTACCGATCCCTGCTAAGGCAAAAGATAAAATCACCGCGCCTAAAATTATTTTGGCTACAGGGCCTTGTGAGCCCTCTCTGATTTTCTCAAGCATTTGTTTATCTCTTTTTGATCAAGGTATTTTACCTTGTCACATGTAAAAAAAGCGTATCTTACCAGATACGCTTTTTCACTTGAAGTAACTGGCGGTAAAGTTACTTAATTCATCTGTTGTGGTGAATCAGTATCTTTATACTCGCCATAACTAATGTGTGTAAAACAGTGATTAGTTTACTGCGTCTTTAAGCGCTTTACCGGCTTTGAAAGCTGGGATATTAGCTGCAGCAATTTGAATAGTTTCACCAGTTTGTGGGTTACGGCCTGAACGTGCAGCACGTTCACGTACTGAGAAAGTACCAAAACCTACAAGTGCAACTGAATCGCCATCTTTAAGCGCGCCAGATACAGATCCGATGAATGAATCTAGTGCACGACCTGCAGCCGCTTTAGAAATGTCAGCGTCAGCTGCGATTTGATCGATTAATTGAGATTTATTCACAATATCATCCTCTTTCATTGTTATTATCAAGAGCGATGGTTTTTTAAACTAACATCACTTTTTTGAAAATTTTAGAGCAAACTTTTAATGCTCACATGATTATATTTTTCTTAAGCCTAGGCCCCATAAGGGCTAGGCTTGAAAACCAGTGCTTAACTTATCATACCGTTTAGATTTGAAAAGCCCTAAAAAGCACTTTTTTTGGGTTTTTTATTGGTTTTTCGGTGTTTCGGGCGAAAAACTCTCAACAGGATGCACTAAAGCAAGTTTTAACACCTCGTCAATCCACGTAACAGGGTGAACATCAAGACCTGCCAGCACGTTGTCTGGGATCTCTTTTAGGTCACGTTCGTTAATTTTTGGAATGATGACTGTTTTAATTCCACCGCGATGCGCAGCCAATAACTTTTCTTTAAGGCCACCAATTGGTAATACTTCACCACGTAGTGTTATTTCGCCTGTCATCGCCACGTCAGCTTTTACAGGGTTACCCGTTAAGCTAGACACTAAACCCGTTACCATCGCAGCACCGGCACTTGGGCCATCTTTAGGTGTTGCACCTTCAGGTACGTGAACGTGTATGTCGCGTTTTTCGTAAAAATCGCTATTAATACGGAATGTATCAGCACGATTACGTACAACAGTCATCGCAGCCTGAATTGACTCTTGCATTACATCACCCAGTGAACCTGTGTAACTTAACTTGCCTTTACCTGGAACAGCTGCACATTCAATAGTAAGTAAGTCGCCACCTACTTCTGTCCACGCTAAACCAGTTACTTGGCCAATACGGTTACCATCTTCGGCTTTACCATAATCAAAGCGCTGCACACCTAAAAAGTCTTCTAGGTTATCTTGATTGATAGTCACTGTTTTAGTGTCTTTTTCTAGCAAGATATTTTTAACGGCTTTACGGCACAGTTTAGATATTTCACGTTCAAGGTTACGCACACCCGCTTCACGCGTGTAGTAACGAATAATGCCAATAATAGCGCTATCTTCTATTACTACCTCGTTATCTTTTAAACCATTACGTTTAACTTGCTTAGTAATAAGGTGCTCTTTTGCAATGTTTAGCTTTTCATCTTCGGTGTAACCCGATAAACGAATAACTTCCATACGGTCCAATAATGGACCCGGAATATTAAAGCTGTTTGATGTGGCTACAAACATAACGTCAGATAAATCGTAATCAACTTCAAGGTAATGATCGGCAAAATGGCTGTTTTGCTCAGGATCTAATACTTCTAGAAGAGCTGATGCTGGGTCACCGCGCATATCTGATGACATTTTGTCAATTTCATCTAACAAGAATAATGGGTTTTTAACGCCCACTTTAGACATGTTTTGAATTAGCTTGCCTGGCATAGAACCAATGTAAGTACGACGATGGCCACGAATTTCAGCCTCGTCACGTACGCCACCTAAGGCCATACGCACATATTTACGGCCAGTAGAGCGCGCTATTGATTGCCCTAAAGATGTTTTACCAACACCTGGAGGACCCACTAAACATAAAATAGGCCCTTTAAGCTTATTTGTACGCTGTTGCACTGCGAGGTATTCAATAATACGTTCTTTAACTTTATCTAAGCCGTGGTGATCGCTATCAAGGATTTTTTGCGCGCCCGCTAAATCTTTTTTCACTTTAGAGCGTTTTTTCCATGGCACGTTAATTAACGTATCAATGTAAGAGCGTACAACCGTGGCTTCAGCAGACATTGGCGACATCATTTTAAGCTTATTAAGCTCAGTAGTGGCCTTTTCTTTAGCTTCATCAGGCATGCCAGAGTCTTCAATACGCTTTTTAAGCGCTTCAAATTCGTCAGGCACATCATCAAGCTCACCAAGCTCTTTTTGAATGGCTTTCATTTGCTCGTTGAGGTAATACTCGCGCTGAGATTTTTCCATCTGCTTTTTCACGCGGGTACGAATTTTCTTCTCAACTTGCAGTAAGTCTATTTCACCTTCCATCAACGCCATTAAATACTCTAAGCGTTCAGTCACACTTGAGATTTCTAGCACTTTTTGTTTTTCAGGCACTTTAAGCGGCATATGCGCTGCCATTGTGTCGGCAAGACGTGCTGGCTCATCAATACCCGACACAGAGGTTAATACTTCTGGTGGAATCTTTTTGTTTAGTTTTACATAGCCTTCAAACTGGCTAATAGCGCTGCGAATAAATATATCTTGCTCTTGCTCGTCTACCGAATCAGATTCAATAAATTGGGCGTTAGCAACAAAAAAGTCATCGTTATCTACAAATTCTTCAATTTGTGCGCGTTGTGTACCTTCAACTAAA harbors:
- a CDS encoding HU family DNA-binding protein, producing the protein MKEDDIVNKSQLIDQIAADADISKAAAGRALDSFIGSVSGALKDGDSVALVGFGTFSVRERAARSGRNPQTGETIQIAAANIPAFKAGKALKDAVN
- the lon gene encoding endopeptidase La; its protein translation is MTLERTDRVEIPVLALRDVVVYPHMVIPLFVGREKSIKCLEAAMDKDKQIFLVAQKDATVDEPEQDDIYRIGTIATVLQLLKLPDGTLKVLVEGTQRAQIEEFVDNDDFFVANAQFIESDSVDEQEQDIFIRSAISQFEGYVKLNKKIPPEVLTSVSGIDEPARLADTMAAHMPLKVPEKQKVLEISSVTERLEYLMALMEGEIDLLQVEKKIRTRVKKQMEKSQREYYLNEQMKAIQKELGELDDVPDEFEALKKRIEDSGMPDEAKEKATTELNKLKMMSPMSAEATVVRSYIDTLINVPWKKRSKVKKDLAGAQKILDSDHHGLDKVKERIIEYLAVQQRTNKLKGPILCLVGPPGVGKTSLGQSIARSTGRKYVRMALGGVRDEAEIRGHRRTYIGSMPGKLIQNMSKVGVKNPLFLLDEIDKMSSDMRGDPASALLEVLDPEQNSHFADHYLEVDYDLSDVMFVATSNSFNIPGPLLDRMEVIRLSGYTEDEKLNIAKEHLITKQVKRNGLKDNEVVIEDSAIIGIIRYYTREAGVRNLEREISKLCRKAVKNILLEKDTKTVTINQDNLEDFLGVQRFDYGKAEDGNRIGQVTGLAWTEVGGDLLTIECAAVPGKGKLSYTGSLGDVMQESIQAAMTVVRNRADTFRINSDFYEKRDIHVHVPEGATPKDGPSAGAAMVTGLVSSLTGNPVKADVAMTGEITLRGEVLPIGGLKEKLLAAHRGGIKTVIIPKINERDLKEIPDNVLAGLDVHPVTWIDEVLKLALVHPVESFSPETPKNQ
- a CDS encoding SurA N-terminal domain-containing protein, yielding MLEKIREGSQGPVAKIILGAVILSFALAGIGSYLGQTTEQPVAEVNGIKISQTEFNRAYQNERSRLEQQFGEYFTQIAADPNYMAQIRQGVIDRLVQQELQSQLAADLGLRVSDDSVRKTILELPYFQIGEKFNNDRYLQVIRQMNFQPDAFREYLRKDMTRSQLVSAVAGTDFALESELKSAIALQQQTRSIDYLVVNKEALAKDIEVSEQEISDYYDLNSSQFLSPELISVNYIELNASDINVESVTEDDVKAYYEQNKAQYIEPEKRRVSHILIDNSEDDDAAKEKANALHAQLEQGADFAELAESSSDDIVSAEMGGDLEWIERDVMDPAFEEAAFALENKGDFSEVVASEFGYHIIKLTDLQPQQVKAYDDVKADLRAELEQTEKVDAFYEKQTEMGALAFEISDRLDDAAEAADVEVKSTELLALNALPEPLNNPAVITALTSVDLLEDKVNSEVIELGDEHAVVVRINEHKPAATKPLTEVSEQIKTRLVNEKSSELAKSKARELFAQVQAGKSLNEVAQEQSLTVRQEGQLTRQSYTVSPAIVTQAFKMAHPADSAVVDIVDLNNGDSAIVALKSVTDAQVAENIDAQTKQTITMAQANKNYMVFIEALKAQAELNLPLVEQAAE